ATACATCGTAAAAGAACGATTTTCCTTTTATGAGAATTTAAAGATAAGTAAAAATATATACACGTATTTACTTGCACATTAGAAAAGTTGAATACTTGAATTCAAGTGTCAAAACTCAACATGTTCACATATATTCTGATGCATTCAGAATCAAGAAAATGACCAGAAAGAAATAAGAGAAAATTTAAAGATGTTGAAGACAATGTGGACTGTTTATGCCAAAATTAAATTTAGACTGGCTCTTTGGCTAATTGATGTAAAAGATTCTGTGAAGGATAGGagctttttattttaaaatttatttttattttcttatagtcTGATTTCCTTTTCCacaattgtttatttgttttattatcACTACTCATTAATACtaatttcatttttattaaaaactaatgattatatattaaaataattatacatACAGGAACCTACTAAAAATAAGTGCCCaactcttttaaaaaaaaaagtgtccaACAAAATTTTTTAGACATTTTCTTTGGATgtgtattaaattttatttaatcaaacttatatcattcacttctgattgatttatttaattgttcATTTCTTTTGGGTCGTTTAGTTATTTTCAACTCAGAACCAACTTTTGAAATATTAGGGGTTTTTATTTTGTTAGCTTATTGGAGTAACTTTGTGTTGTCTGCATGCATAGTTATGTTTGTTGAAAATTAAATGCCCAAAACAAATATTCATTTAGCAAATTCAAGCCTAGAAGAGAAGCATACCTTGCGAGATTTCGAGGTCATAGCCATTTAATCTACTCGAAGTGAACGTAGAAAAGCCATTATTGAACAAATAAAGAGAGACAGTAGCAGCATTGCAATCCCAAAATTCAAACACGAAACCCCTCTCAAAGGCGAATAACAGTGCTCTGTAAGGCATCTCTCCTTGTAGCTAATGGGTTTGAAACTGAAAAATGATGAGAAATGGCAGCCCCCAATAGCACAGGAGCTACAACTGCGCAACTAATGCAATGCCCCAAGTACCTAGCATGAAATAAAATCGGAAACAACttacaaaaactaaaacaaaaccaagagagcatttatttggaaaaatctaACAGGCAATTACAAACCAGTAATGGACTCCAAAGCAAATGAGAAAAACCCGTGAAGTGCCAGCAACAAATAGTGCTACAACATGACTTTGAAGAAGCTGGAAACCATTCAAGCATGCTCCCATGTTCCAATCTGTAAAATTAAACATATGTGTAAGAATTTGTGTATGACTCTAAGAACATCCTCACTTTTTTCTAACTCTTAATATTAGTGTTATGAAAAGTAAAAAAACTAGATAAAAAGTGAAAGCAATCCAACAAACCAAGAATAATAACAGCAGCTAATGTGGTAGCACCAAGCCAACGTGCTTCCTTCGCAGTCAGACCATATAAGAAGGAATATACCAGAAGTACTACTTGTCCCTTGTATTTCTTCTGCATATAAAAGAATGGAAGATTAGCCAACCTATAAACATATACTTGCATACTTCCTGTGTATATAACATACATCCAAAGCTACTTAAGAATTCTTTGGCTCAAACTATCAAAGCCACAAGATTTATCAACAACCAaagaattattaatttattaagagATGTAAAAGTTAATATTCAAAAATAGAAAGTGTAATACATCTAAAACATATTGAAAATAAGATCACTGGAGTTGTAACCCAAAATAGCACTTCTTAACTACAAAACCAGATACAAGGTTGGCTTTTTAAGCAACAAACATATACTAAATGGTGATCAAAATAATAAACTGTATAATATATCTTACCATAACATGTATCTAAACAGGAAAACTGACATATTTGAAggcctgcaaaaaaaaaaaaaaacttacaggTACTGAAAGAACAGAAGAATAAACCTCAGACATGCTGACATCATCAAGGCCCAAAAATGACCCACTTTCTTCACTCTGGAGGCTTTTGGCTTCAGATTCTTCTTCAACAATTTGCACCTTCTGCTCAGGACTCAAGGATCTAGCCTTCCACAGTGCCATTATTGTCCTATTCAGCACCAATAAATGTTTAGGAAATTTTGGAGAAGGGCTCATGACGTAAAAGCATGCTATTAGTTGATGCCAGAAAGATCTACCTATTAGCTACATTGAAAGATACAAAGGACTGGATATGGAACTTCAGCCTGCCTTCCTGAGCCTGTGTCTTCGCACCAAGCTTTGCGTCCATACCCCTGCCTTGCCAAAGAGTCATGATCATAGTTGGACTGACCATGGAAGATAAAGTAGGAGGAACAACTTGAATGTATTCTATGTCCTCCCAGAGAAAAATGAACTTAGTCTTGTGTCCAAATAAATTTGCATGAAATCCAATTATTCTTGGTGAGAGAAATAGACGACCCTGAAAAGGAACAAATGCAAGTTTGTGAGATATAAATATTGAAAGCACATTTCAGATACATTTGTCACCCAAATATAGTATATTTAAAACTCTCAACACAATGTAGCTACAATAAAGCACCTGTAGGGGCATCTTTCTCTTTAAGTGACAAGTAAAGTCGTTGATAAGAAACTCCTCTGGTGGAAGTCCAAAAAGTTTTTGGAATGCTGAGTTAGTTTGAGGAGAATGAACATTTATCTGCAATAATTTTTATTACAAATCATGAATAGAGATATATGAAAGGAATGCAAGAGGACATTTagtagaagaagaaaagaaaaggaaataatTTAGAAAGTTTAAGAGTTTTATTTACCTTCTTCCCCACCTCCTTCTCCATCTTACTTAAATAATCTTTAACAACATTACCACCCCTTGTATTGTCCAAGAAAATTCTCAAATGAAGCTTAGACTGACAAGGCTGAGCTAACTTTCCTTGAAGAGTGACCCACAAATTAGCTAAATCTGAtatgtttgatttaacaaaattgaTGAGAAGATGAGATTTTCAGATAACCAAAACTAGACCAGTTAGAATCTCACATCCATGACTGGAGGAAGAAACTTAAGAAGACAAACTCAATATCGTAAATATGTATGCcttttatgaaaaaaaatcatatctataGAATCATATAGGTATACTACATTCGAAATTAAATAGAGAGATTCATATTTTACCAAAATttcaagaagaaagaagaggGAGCTCGGACCCCTCTACAAGACCGAGCCACCCATGACCTCTCTGCGAGACTGAGccacccaccccctccgcgagaccgagccacccaccccctctacgagaccgagccacccaccTCCTCCACGAGACCGAGCCACCCACGACCCTGAGCCCCTCGTTTTCACAAGACCCACGAGCCCCTGTCATTTGCATCGTTTGCCGATGATAGGGAAGGTCAATTTTTCAGAATGAAATGAGAAAGAGATGAGTAAAAATAGAGGAAGATAAAGGACAGAGGCGGCTGGGTTTGTTTTAGTAGAGGGTGATAATGCAGATTTGGAATGGGGAAAGAGAAGATGGGTAGGATAGAGAAAAGAAAATGAGAGCTCTGGGTTTATGTTGAATATTGTAtggaaaataaaaggaaaattctaAGAGAGAATAGAACGGGAAGAGGGAAAAGGAAAGAATAACACTACATTTTCATTTTAGTTTGCCACTTAACAATTTCAAAGCctgcttttttttttaactttcatTATTATTTACCGTTGTCATTTTAACattagatattataatacttttttaataaacttatatttatgtgttgtggaaagtggtatttggtgtagtgtaacATAATTCAAACTTACCCAAGATGCACAACACAAGTTCAAGTACATATAACAGAGTTACAATATTGTTTTGAATTAGTTATGTGAAGTCAAGACAATGTATATGATAAATGACCAGGCTATAATTCATAACTACaagaaataaatattaaataattacgACCTTAACAAGTCAGAGCTTTACAGTTGTAAAAAAGGATTataagaaaattataaagtgATAAAAGCATGAAGTTTCACCTACTGCTTCTCAATTCATAAAGCCATTGTCTTAATTCCTCGTAAGCAGAGCCAACAATCAAATGGAGCCAACCCAGACCCTTCTGCATTTTGTAGAA
The genomic region above belongs to Humulus lupulus chromosome 1, drHumLupu1.1, whole genome shotgun sequence and contains:
- the LOC133829156 gene encoding C2 and GRAM domain-containing protein At1g03370-like, producing the protein MEKEVGKKINVHSPQTNSAFQKLFGLPPEEFLINDFTCHLKRKMPLQGRLFLSPRIIGFHANLFGHKTKFIFLWEDIEYIQVVPPTLSSMVSPTMIMTLWQGRGMDAKLGAKTQAQEGRLKFHIQSFVSFNVANRTIMALWKARSLSPEQKVQIVEEESEAKSLQSEESGSFLGLDDVSMSEVYSSVLSVPVSFFFFLQAFKYVSFPV